AAAAAATGATTACACACACCCCGTACCCCCCTCCCTACCCTTCCCGCTCCAACTCCTCGATCAGTTGCCGAATCTCCGCCAGCTCCTCCGGCGTGCTGGGTTGCATGGATAACGCACGCAGCACCAGCGCCCGCGTCGACCCGTAAAACGCCCCGTCCAACAAGTCCTTCACCAGGTCGGCCTGCGTCTCGGCCTCGGATGCCGCCGGCCGATACACGTGCGCCATGTTCGCCGTGTCGCACACTACCCGTCCTTTCTTCCGCATGATCTGGAGGAGCTTCAGAACGGTCGTATAGCCGGCTGTGTAGCCGGTCGACTGCTCCGCGCGCAGCGCTTCGTGTACGGCGCGCACGGTCGAAGGCCCGTGTATCCACAGTACACGCAGGATCGCCAGCTCCGCCGCGGTTGGTTTGGATGATGCCATGAGTCCGCCAGGGAATATCCGAAGTTACGAAGATCTTCGTAGCAAGATACGAACACGTTCGTAGCATACAATCCTCGATCCTAAAAAAACCAC
This is a stretch of genomic DNA from Rhodothermales bacterium. It encodes these proteins:
- a CDS encoding BlaI/MecI/CopY family transcriptional regulator; translated protein: MASSKPTAAELAILRVLWIHGPSTVRAVHEALRAEQSTGYTAGYTTVLKLLQIMRKKGRVVCDTANMAHVYRPAASEAETQADLVKDLLDGAFYGSTRALVLRALSMQPSTPEELAEIRQLIEELEREG